CTGCATTGTCCCCTTGCTTCCTGTCTCTCTCCAGGGTCGTGCAGAACGTGGTCCTCCTGTCAGACAGCCAGTTGCATCTCTTCCTGCAGAGCCAGCTGTCGGTGCCCGAGATCGAGGCGTGCGtgcagggtcagagccccctgaccgTCACAGACGCCATCCTCCGCTACGCCATGTCGAACTGCGGCTGGGTGCAGGAAGAAGACACCCGCCCTGTGCTCGTGGCGGGGGCAGAACTCTATGGCAGGTACTGGGAGCAAGCTGAGGGACTCGTGGGTTGAATGCAGTGAGCGCGATAGCTGGAACTAGGCTAAGAACCAAGCCCCTTTCCATGCTTGCAGCTGATCCGTGCTAGCTAGACCAGAGCTGGAAAATGGTTGGAACCTGGCTGTGGCCTCTCCAGAGAGCCCGTAACATGGCTATGGGCCTTACCGCAACTTAGCCACTGCATCAGCTGTTGTACCATGTGGGGTCTAATGGGCTTGGTCCGATCCTCCCAAAGAACACACCACATCCAAATAGGGACGTGGCTTTAATTCACACGATCCCCAGCCCCTACCGGCTCCTGAGCGCCCCAGGACTCATCACGGCCTGCTTGGAGGATTTCTCCACGTCGTGTGCCATCTGCTCGGAAGGAGCAGTCCAGAGTCCCATCGCTGCTCTGTGCTCACCAGGGGCCTCCGGCACATCGTGCATCCTTTCATCAGTAGCAAAGGTGTCGCGGTCTGGAGTTATGGGGCCACATGTTCCGAAGGGCTCGGCTCCCCTTTGGGCACCAAAACAAGCATATGCTTCCTTCTTGACACTCCCTGGAGCCCCCACCTGACTCAACTAATACCCACTTCCCTTGCCTTTTCTCCTACCGCACAGCTGGGCTCGCACAGCCTGGTGTAGGCCCACGGCAAACCCAGACTGTGTCCCGAGCATTTCAGACTGGCAAGGGTGAGGAATGATTGTCATTCTCCAGTGGAAAAGCTGCCTTGTGGCTGAAGTGGTTCTGCCCGGGAGAGTCACCTCCACCTTCCTTGTTGGAGAAGAGGATGTTGTGACACTAGGAGCCTCTGAGAGGGGAGGAATCCTGGAAGGGGAAAGGACACTGCCAGACAAGCTCCTGTGTGTTttccaccaccccccccccggccACAGCAATAGATCTTATAACAGGAAAAGTGTCTTGTGCTCAGGATTTGTCCCAATTTCCATCACTCAGTGAGACAGtttctgcagcctgccagctgccCTTCTCCTCTAGGGGGAGTAGTTGGGTTGGGGTGCTAGATCTCACGCCACAGGCACCTACAGTAGAATCTCTCTAAGCCTCCGGTGTGATGTGGGGGGAGCCACTCCCATCCCCTCAACTCTGAGCAACCTTTCAATAGAGAAGCGCTGTGGTGCAGCCTCTTGCAAGACCTCAAGGCACCTGTCTCCAGGGGACATAGGTGCTGAGAATACTTTTTATTCCGCTGCCCTCCAAGCCCACTGGGTCCTATGCACCAGCAGCCCTGAGGAGTGGAGACGTGTTTCTCACCCTGGCCAAAGGGAGGGGAGGTGAATCGAGCCATGACAGGATTGTCGTCCTAGGCTGCTACGCAAATGAACCCAGTTGCATTGCTTGTGTGTTCCCTTGCTAATTAACCAAATGCTTTAATTGGTGCTGGGTCCCCCTACGCCAGTTAGGAAGACCCTGGGGTAGGCTCAGCCCAGGTTTAGCAGAGATTCCTTGTGCCCCTCCGGCTGGATCCTTTAACCTGGGAGTCCGTTTCTGGCTCTGAAGATCATGCCCGGTGCAGCGTCTCTCTCCTGGTTTTAAATAGCAGGAGAAGAGGCGTGGGTGGGCTCCAGCATGAGACCCGTGGTTTAAGAAAGCCCTTCTGGTTTAAGGAAGGGTTTGGAATGGGCGCAGTGAGCTGGGCTTAGGGGTAGGTATCCAGGCAGCTTGGCAGGCTACACACTTCGCTGGCTCAGCTGCCAATGCTCTAAGCCCCTCCCTGGTGACTCCTGTCCTGGCCGcagggagggattctcccatctcttccccttccccttcccctcttcgcagagggctctgtgctgcttttGGTGGATGAGGATGCCGGGAAGCGGGTGGTGGTGCAGGGGCATGtgaggctggaggaggggagcagctggctggctgagctggCTCCACCTGTACTGCTCCTTGGGCCAGCTGCAGAAGAGGCTCCTGTGGAAGCACGGAGAAGAGGCTGCAGGCAGATGGGGGCAGGTGGCTGAAAGGAAGCAGCCTGCTGCTCTCTCCCCGCTCCACAGGAGCACTGGTGCAGAGGTGGATCTGGAGTAGGGCAactttcccagccccctgctgctcctccaagGATTGCTGGGGTCAGGGGCCAGGCTTCAGAGCACTCAGGTCCTAGTGCTGCCGGCAGCTTGGCCCCAGCACTCACAGGTGCCCAGGGTAAGGTGGCACGAGCAAGGTGCTCATGCAACTCCTCTGTCAGTGGCTCATTGCTCCAGGCTGTTACGTGGGGCAGGATGCGTGTGTAGCTCGGGAGAGCTGGGGCTGTGCATCTTGCCTGGAACCCCTCTTCCTTCTCGACTCTCTTGTGCCTTCTCTTCATAGCTGTGCTGGTCTCGGAAGCCCCCCTGTTCGGAGCTGCCTGAAACCCCCTTCGCGCTGGAGCGGCTTCGGCATGGAAGACAACCACTCGGATAGCCTGGATTCTCCTACGGAGCAGCCGGAGACGGAGTAAGCAGCACAAAGGATATTGTACACCCTGTCTGGGAGCAGCGGCTCTTGCTCTGCGGAGAGCCGAGGATGGCAGCTGAGTGGCTCCTGTtggtgcaggattgggaccctgCATGGCACGTGGTCTTCAGCCTCAGCCCCTCTACTCCCAGCAGCTTGTGACCacttcctgccacctctggacGGTCCTCTTATGAGGCAGGTGCTGGGTGAAGACACAACTGAGCTGTACAAAAAGGGAACCAGTGCTTAGCAGAACCTAAGGTTGTTACTCCTCAGGGCTGTGGCATGCTCTTGTGGGGGGAATGATAGTATTGGGGATGGGGGCTGCTTGAAACAAAAGCCAGCTCCCTTGCTCTTAGCTTGATCCTCTGTCCCCTTGGAGCTGGGTCATGGAGGCAGATGCTCATCATTGCAGAGATCCTCCTGGAAAGATGTTGTCTGGATCCCTGGGCTGAGCTGCTGTCCCTCCTTGCCCAGCAGCAGATCAGTCAGTTGTCCCAGCAACACCCAGTGGATTCTCGTTCCTAGAACTAGAATTCAGTCTTTGTAgcattctgctctgaaaaaccaACGGCCACGTAGGCTTTGCATGGCCCAGAGCCAcatttaaacagctgctgtggggaggccTCCCCTCAGCTGTACTGAGCCAGAAACTCACACGTTGGGTCCTCCACACCTGGGTCCTCCTGGCCCAGCTCATCATGCAAGCTGCATGCAGCTGGAATGAGCCAGTGAGCTTTCCCTGGGGTTTCTACATTGCAAGATTGATTCCTCCATTGCGGTAGAGCTGGGGGAATGTGTTGTGGGACATTGAAGTCAGAAGGTTGGTTGTGCTCTTCTTTTGTGTGGGACACCCCTCAAGCTCGGCTTCCCTGCAGGAGAACAGACCTTTTGGCTAACCCAAACCTGCCCGAGCCTAACAGCCAACTGGAGCTGAAGAGGGCAAAGGGTGGGGATCCCTGTAGCCAACCATGAGGGAGCAGAACCAAAGAAAGAATCCCTTAGTAAAGAATGGGCAATCCCACACTGCAGCTATCACCAGGACCCCGGCTTGCAGCCTGTCGGGTCCATTTACTCTGCTGCTCCGCAGGCCTTTCCACCAGCCCATCCTCTGGCATTGGCATGACTCAGAAGGCAGAGCTGAGGTGCTCTGGCCTGCAATAAATGTGAAGTGCACGAGACACTGGGTGCTGGTGATTTTATGTCTggcagggtggggaagagaccaggagggacccaggcagagcagggaggtcTAATCACAAAGTGATcatgttaggggaaaaaaaaataatggggtgtggtggaggagcagaggggctTGGTTTCTAGGGTGCATGCATGTGGCTTTGGAGCGGGAGGGACACAGTTGTGCAGGCTGGCACTGATCCTGCCAGCCCCTCTCCATATACTGCTGCACAGCAGCCCTTGCTCCTTCCCTCAGCACAGTTATGTCCTTTCTGGTGCTCCTTCCTTGGGCCATGGCAGCGGGCTGAAAACAAGCAGGGGCCATAGAGAAGAGCGGAGCGGCTGCCTGCTCAGCTGGCATCTGGTGGTGGCCAAGCTCTGCGGTAGCCCAACTCTCCCCTCTGTGcccagagctcagcagggggagGGTGAACCAcgggctgggctggcagaagGTGAGGGCCACCCTGCAGGCAGGAACGCAGCCCGTGCTGCTCAGCAAGGCAGGAGTCAGTTTCCCGCAGGATGCCTGCCAGCAGAGCCTGCCGTGACCGGGTGGGTAGATTACACCATACCTTGCTCACTTTCATTGACTCTCAGGATTTGGTGGTCGCAGGGTCTGGCTGTGAAAACCAAGTTGGATGTCGGTCGATTTCCCCAGGTGCTTATGTTGAGGTTTTTCCTTCCCCCCGCCCTTCTCATGGGCGTGTTCTCTGCCTTGCAcgattttgggggggagggagggggatgaagCCTACAGAGGAAAATCTAAAATGTCAGaagaagttcatttaaaaaacctgacAGATGCTCGCTAATGGAAGTTGCTCTGCCGATTGGTTGGGGCTGCCTCATTAATATTCATGAGAGCGCAGTTCCAAATGGTGCAGCTGTGCAGCCAGCTGTGCCTGCAGTGCTTATCTAGAAACTTCCAACCAGGAGCCGGTGGGGTTGGCAATGCAGCCAAAATGCCAGACGGGGGCTGTCCCTGCTCTCCCCCGTCAGCGGAGGCTTGAAGTGCAGGGACAGCGGAACTCAGGGCAGACACGCACCGAGATGCATGTGGGCTGCACTCATGGGTGAGCCGAGCCCCTGTGAGGCTGAGTAGCATCGGTGCTGAAGCCAGGCTTGTAGAATCACAccatgcagctggctctggcatgGGCTGCCCTGCTCAGAGACCTCTGCTGGAGCAGAGTCTGCCCTGGGGTTTTCCATTCAACACGGGATTGGAAGCAGCAGCTCTCACTCCTCTCTGCAACAACCGTGCTTACCAAACTCGCTGGATAAACATACTGCAGTGCAGTCTCCTAAATGCCTTACTGGGGCAGATCCCCTCCCTGCTAGCATCTGGTCCCTGAAAGGCAGTTCCCCACTGTCCTCTTGCTAtatgtcacattctggggtgtgGGGTCTGCAGCTAAGAGTACCAGCTCCACCTACCTACTGGCACAAACCCAGGAAACTGCTGGCTGAAACGCTACAGAATGAccatggggaaggaggaaagccACTTGAGCAAGCTCTCCAGTGTGTCAGTCCTGGCTGCTGCTTAAACAGTGCCTACCCCCAGCGCTGGCTGCATATCAGGGGCAGGTAAAATTATTTCTAGAGGCGCTGCAAATGTGTCATGAAAATGTATCAATCTGGACCCCAAATCTTCTCACTTTTCCAAGGAAGGTGGGAACAAAATCCCTCTACTGTCAGCTGGGCCTGACCAAAGCAGAACTGACTCAGGCTGAGTGGAGTTGTCAGACTAACCCGAGAGCACTTGGGCTTCACAGCGATGACAGCTACTGGGGATTAAAGGGGGGGTGTTACAACACTGAGATCTTTTCCAGAGCACAGCTGGGCTCCGGTGCTGCTCCAGAAGGCTGTTTACAATGCTGATGTGCTAGATGCTGCTGCTCTGATCACAGGGAGGTGCAGGTTCTGTTCCCTTTCACCGGGGAAGGGCTTGTA
This is a stretch of genomic DNA from Chelonoidis abingdonii isolate Lonesome George chromosome 21, CheloAbing_2.0, whole genome shotgun sequence. It encodes these proteins:
- the SNX11 gene encoding sorting nexin-11 isoform X3, with the translated sequence MLTQPSTFPRCFPLGSGCRMLENQEQEELTTVRVQDPRLQNEGSWNSYVDYKIFLHTNSKAFTAKTSCVRRRYREFVWLRKQLQKNAGLVVVQNVVLLSDSQLHLFLQSQLSVPEIEACVQGQSPLTVTDAILRYAMSNCGWVQEEDTRPVLVAGAELYGSCAGLGSPPVRSCLKPPSRWSGFGMEDNHSDSLDSPTEQPETE
- the SNX11 gene encoding sorting nexin-11 isoform X2 — its product is MLENQEQEELTTVRVQDPRLQNEGSWNSYVDYKIFLHTNSKAFTAKTSCVRRRYREFVWLRKQLQKNAGLVPVPELPGKSTFFAGSTDEFIEKRRQGLQQFLEKVVQNVVLLSDSQLHLFLQSQLSVPEIEACVQGQSPLTVTDAILRYAMSNCGWVQEEDTRPVLVAGAELYGSCAGLGSPPVRSCLKPPSRWSGFGMEDNHSDSLDSPTEQPETE